In Bradyrhizobium guangdongense, the sequence GTCCGCGACGTCGACGAGTGGATCGGCGACAGCTCCTCGCCGTACGGCAAGGATTTCTGCCCGCGCAAGGGCCGCATCCCCGGCGCCGTCTGGCTCGAATGGTACCGCATGATGAAGCCGACCGCCGAGGGCCCGCGCTTCAAGTCCAAGGACGAGATCCTGGCGGAATGCGCCACCGTCGGCATCTCGCCGACGACGCCGGTTTATCTCTACTGCTTCAAGGGCGCGCGCGCCTCCAACACCTTCCTCGCGCTCAAGAACGCCGGCGTGAAGGACGTGCGGATGTATTTCGGCTCCTGGAACGAATGGTCGCGCGATCCGTCGCTGCCGATCGAGCAGGGGCTGCCGGTGGCTGCCCAGGTAACAGGCAAAGCGGCATAGAACCTGCATGTTTCCCGTGGCCCGGTTGCACAAGGTGCAGCCGGACCACGATGGAATTTTGAGCCGACGCGGCGGCCAGCGAAGCACGCCGCTCGGATGTGACAAAGGGGCGCAGCAGCATGTCCATTTTCGACGATCCCTTGGATGCCGACCGCGATCTTCAGCGTGGTTGCAGTTGTGGCCTGCACCAATCCGCGGCGGAGCACGACCAGGCGGCGGCGCTACGCTGCGAGCCTGTCGAGAGCGAGGAGAAGCGTTACGAGGGCGTGGTTGCCTCCGCCGTGATGCGCGCGATGTTTCCGCAGGACATGGCTCGGCGCGCGTTTCTGAAATCGGTGGGCGCATCGACCGCGCTTGCGGCGCTCTCGCAATTCTTCCCGCTCAAGACGGCGACCGACCTGTTCGCCGATACCGGTGCGCCGGAAAAGAAGGACCTCAAGGTCGGCTTCATCCCGATCACCTGCGCGACGCCGATCATCATGGCGGCGCCGCTGGGCTTCTATGCCAAGCACGGCCTCAATGTCGACGTGGTCAAGACCGCCGGTTGGGCCGTGATCCGCGACAAGACCATCAACAAGGAATACGACGCCGCGCACATGCTGGCGCCGATGCCGATCGCGATCTCGCTTGGCCTCGGGGCCAACGCCATTCCGTTCACAGTGCCCGCGATCGAGAACATCAACGGACAGGGCATCGTGCTGGCGACCAAGCACAAGGATAAGCGCGATCCCAAGGACTGGAAGGGGTTGAAGTTCGCGATCCCCTTCGACTATTCCATGCACAATTACCTCTTACGCTATTATCTCGCGGAAGCCGGTCTCGATCCTGACACCGACGTGCAGCTGCGATCTGTGCCGCCGCCGGAAATGGTGGCGAACCTCCGCGCCGACAACATCGACGGCTTCCTCGCCCCCGACAACATCTGCCAGCGTGCGATCTATGACGGCGTCGGCTTCATGCATCTGCTTTCGAAGGAGATCTGGGACGGTCATCCCTGCTGCAGCTTTGCCGCGAGCCGCGAGTTCATCACCACGGCGCCGAACAGCTTTGCCGCGCTGACTCGCTCCATCGTCGATGCCACCGCCTATGCCTCGAAGGCGGAGAACCGCAAGCAGATCGCGGAAGCGATCGCGCCCGCCAATTACATCAACGCGCCGGTGACGGTGCTCGAGCAGGTACTGACCGGCACCTATGCCGATGGTCTCGGCGGCGTGAAGACCGACGCCAAGCGCGTCGATTTCGATCCGTTCCCCTGGCAGTCTTTTGCGGTCTGGATGCTGACGCAGATGAAGCGCTGGGGCCAGATCAAGGGCGATGTCGATTACAAGGCGGTCGCCGAGCAAGTCTATCTGGCGACCGACACCAAGAAGCTGATGACCGAGATGGGCCTGTCGCCGCCTGCGAGCGCCTACAAATCGTTCGCGGTGATGGGTAAGACCTTCGATCCGGCCAAGCCGGAGGATTACGTCGCGAGCTTCAAGATCAGGAAGGCGTCCTGAGGCAATGAACTCCTCCTTTCGCCTCCGGGCCGGCCTCGTCTCGATCGCGCTGCTCGCTGCCTTTCTCGGCATCTGGCATCTTGCGACGCGCTCGGCAGGGCCCGTGGCCACGATGAGCCCGGAATATGCCAAGCTGATGGGCCTGACCGCGACGCAGGGCAAATCCGCCATGCCCGGCCCGCTCGATGTCGGTGCCAAGCTGTGGGAGCATTTGAGGAAGCCGTTCTACGACAACGGGCCGAACGACAAGGGGCTCGGCATCCAGCTTGCCTATTCGATCGCCCGCGTCGGCACCGGCTATCTGCTGGCGGTGCTGGTCGCGATCCCGCTCGGTTTTCTGATCGGCATGTCGCCGCTGCTCAGCAAAGCGCTCGATCCCTTCATCCAGGTGCTCAAGCCGATCTCGCCGCTGGCCTGGATGCCGCTCGCGCTCTACACCATCAAGGATTCCTCGATCTCCGCGATCTTCGTCATCTTCATCTGCTCGATCTGGCCGATGCTGCTCAACACCGTCTTTGGTGTCGCCAGCGTTCGCAAGGAATGGATCAACGTGGCGCGGACGCTGGAGGTCGGCACCTTCAGGCGCGCCTTCACCGTGATCCTGCCAGCGGCGGCGCCGACGATCTTGACCGGCATGCGGATCTCGATCGGCATCGCCTGGCTCGTGATCGTCGCCGCCGAGATGCTCGTCGGCGGCACCGGTATCGGCTACTTCGTCTGGAACGAGTGGAACAACCTTTCGATCACCAACGTGATTATCGCGATCCTGCTGATCGGCATCGTCGGCATGCTGCTCGACCAGATCCTCGCGCGCTTCACGCGCATGGTCAGGTTTCCGGAGTAGGGCGCGATGACCGGCAAGTTCGTCTCGATCGAAGGTATCGCGAAGCGCTATTCCGGCGCGAGCGGTACGACGACAATCTTCGAGAATCTCTGGCTGTCGATGGCGCGCGGCGAGTTCGCCTGTGTGATCGGCCATTCCGGCTGCGGCAAGACGACGGTGCTCAACATCCTCGCCGGCCTCGATGAGCCGAGCGAAGGCGCCGTCATCGTCGATGGCCGGGCGATTTCGGGTACCAGCCTCGACCGTGCCGTGATCTTCCAGAGCCATGCGCTGCTGCCCTGGCGCACCGTGCTCGGCAATGTGAGCTATGCGGTCAGCTCGAAATGGCGGAGCTGGGATCGTGCCAAGGTGAGGGCGCATGCGCAAAGCTTCATCGATCTCGTTGGCCTCACCGGCTCCGAACACAAGCGGCCGTCGGAGCTGTCGGGCGGCATGAAACAACGGGTCGGCATTGCGCGGGCGCTGTCGATCACGCCGAAGATGATGCTGATGGACGAGCCGTTCTCGGCGCTGGATGCGCTGACGCGCGGCACGCTCCAGGACGAGGTGCGGCGGATCTGTCTCGAGACCGGGCAGACCGCGTTCATGATCACCCACGACGTGGACGAGGCGATTTACCTCGCGGACAAGATTTTCCTGATGACCAACGGTCCCGGCGCCGTGCTAGCCGAGATCGTCGAAAATCCCCTGCCGAGGGATCGCGGCCGCACCGATCTGCACCGCCATCCGCTGTACTATGCGCTGCGCAACCACATCGTCGATTTCCTGGTGACTCGCAGCAAGACCTTTGCCGCCGAGACGCCGCATCACGATCCCCGCAACGTGCCGATTGTTCACATCGGCAAGCCCGGCCTTGCGATCGCATCGAGCGGCGAAGAGCCGCGACCGACCTGGATATCCGGGACCAATCCCGGATTGAGTGCCTGACAAGGAGACGCCAACATGAAACGCGAAGACCTCACCGAGAAGCTGCTCGACATCAAGCGCGAGAAGGGCTGGAGCTGGAAATACATCTGCGAGAAGATCGGCGGCTATTCCGAGGTGCTGATCACAGGCGCGATCCTCGGCCAGATGAAGTTGACCAAGCCGCAGGCGGCGAACGCCGGCGAATTGTTCGGCCTGTCGAAGGCCGAAGTTGCGATGCTGAACGAGACCCCGATGCGCGGCATGCCGATGCCGCCGACCGATCCCCTGATCTATCGCTTCTACGAACTGGTCATGGTCAACGGCCCGGCGTGGAAGG encodes:
- the cynS gene encoding cyanase — protein: MKREDLTEKLLDIKREKGWSWKYICEKIGGYSEVLITGAILGQMKLTKPQAANAGELFGLSKAEVAMLNETPMRGMPMPPTDPLIYRFYELVMVNGPAWKALIEEEYGDGIMSAIDFDMVMERLPNPKGDRVKITMSGKFLPYKYYGASGNVPEYGFKEG
- a CDS encoding ABC transporter ATP-binding protein, with protein sequence MTGKFVSIEGIAKRYSGASGTTTIFENLWLSMARGEFACVIGHSGCGKTTVLNILAGLDEPSEGAVIVDGRAISGTSLDRAVIFQSHALLPWRTVLGNVSYAVSSKWRSWDRAKVRAHAQSFIDLVGLTGSEHKRPSELSGGMKQRVGIARALSITPKMMLMDEPFSALDALTRGTLQDEVRRICLETGQTAFMITHDVDEAIYLADKIFLMTNGPGAVLAEIVENPLPRDRGRTDLHRHPLYYALRNHIVDFLVTRSKTFAAETPHHDPRNVPIVHIGKPGLAIASSGEEPRPTWISGTNPGLSA
- a CDS encoding CmpA/NrtA family ABC transporter substrate-binding protein; translated protein: MSIFDDPLDADRDLQRGCSCGLHQSAAEHDQAAALRCEPVESEEKRYEGVVASAVMRAMFPQDMARRAFLKSVGASTALAALSQFFPLKTATDLFADTGAPEKKDLKVGFIPITCATPIIMAAPLGFYAKHGLNVDVVKTAGWAVIRDKTINKEYDAAHMLAPMPIAISLGLGANAIPFTVPAIENINGQGIVLATKHKDKRDPKDWKGLKFAIPFDYSMHNYLLRYYLAEAGLDPDTDVQLRSVPPPEMVANLRADNIDGFLAPDNICQRAIYDGVGFMHLLSKEIWDGHPCCSFAASREFITTAPNSFAALTRSIVDATAYASKAENRKQIAEAIAPANYINAPVTVLEQVLTGTYADGLGGVKTDAKRVDFDPFPWQSFAVWMLTQMKRWGQIKGDVDYKAVAEQVYLATDTKKLMTEMGLSPPASAYKSFAVMGKTFDPAKPEDYVASFKIRKAS
- the ntrB gene encoding nitrate ABC transporter permease is translated as MNSSFRLRAGLVSIALLAAFLGIWHLATRSAGPVATMSPEYAKLMGLTATQGKSAMPGPLDVGAKLWEHLRKPFYDNGPNDKGLGIQLAYSIARVGTGYLLAVLVAIPLGFLIGMSPLLSKALDPFIQVLKPISPLAWMPLALYTIKDSSISAIFVIFICSIWPMLLNTVFGVASVRKEWINVARTLEVGTFRRAFTVILPAAAPTILTGMRISIGIAWLVIVAAEMLVGGTGIGYFVWNEWNNLSITNVIIAILLIGIVGMLLDQILARFTRMVRFPE